One window of Candidatus Paceibacterota bacterium genomic DNA carries:
- the rpsK gene encoding 30S ribosomal protein S11 codes for MVHVYSSKNDTIITATDVSGAETLAWASGGMMVKSSREEGKPYAAMQAAGKVVGQLREKGIDTVHIKIRAPGGNRSKTPGGGAQAVVRTIARMKIRVGRIEDVTPLPTDSMKRKGGRRGRRV; via the coding sequence ATAGTGCATGTGTACTCATCCAAGAACGATACGATAATAACAGCTACCGACGTGAGCGGCGCAGAAACGCTCGCATGGGCAAGCGGCGGCATGATGGTGAAGTCTTCCAGGGAGGAGGGCAAGCCCTACGCAGCCATGCAGGCGGCGGGCAAGGTCGTCGGCCAGCTCAGGGAGAAGGGCATAGACACGGTCCACATCAAAATCCGCGCTCCGGGGGGCAACCGCTCCAAGACGCCGGGAGGCGGCGCTCAGGCGGTCGTCCGTACGATTGCAAGGATGAAGATACGCGTTGGAAGGATAGAGGACGTAACCCCGCTGCCCACCGATTCCATGAAGAGGAAGGGCGGAAGAAGGGGAAGGAGGGTGTGA
- a CDS encoding 30S ribosomal protein S4, giving the protein MRLWDLDRLKDEKGLKRTYGLKNMRELWVMTQHLKKARRDARRLLSLSEEERARDIGKLMNKLHKLGIIPKEAKLEDILSLTVKDVLERRLQTRVVRKGLAKTMAQSRQLITHGFISIGGRRISAPSYLVTSDEEERISYTRPIDLEPPAPVEEAKEEEKAEEKAEEKPAEAAA; this is encoded by the coding sequence ATGAGGCTTTGGGACCTGGACCGGCTTAAGGACGAGAAGGGCCTGAAGCGCACATACGGCCTGAAGAACATGCGCGAACTCTGGGTCATGACGCAGCACCTCAAGAAGGCGAGGCGTGACGCAAGGCGCCTGCTTTCCCTTTCCGAGGAAGAGAGGGCGAGGGACATCGGCAAGCTCATGAACAAGCTGCACAAGCTGGGCATAATCCCAAAGGAGGCGAAGCTTGAGGACATCCTGTCCCTCACGGTGAAGGACGTCCTGGAGAGGCGCCTGCAGACCCGCGTGGTACGCAAGGGGCTAGCCAAGACCATGGCGCAGTCCAGGCAGCTGATTACGCACGGCTTCATTTCCATCGGCGGCAGGAGGATTTCCGCGCCGAGCTACCTAGTCACCAGCGACGAAGAGGAGCGCATCTCATACACGCGGCCCATAGACCTTGAGCCGCCCGCGCCTGTAGAGGAGGCGAAGGAGGAGGAGAAGGCCGAAGAAAAGGCCGAGGAGAAGCCCGCTGAGGCGGCGGCTTAG
- a CDS encoding DNA-directed RNA polymerase subunit D, with protein sequence MDVESLQDGGNKLSFAVKGISIPLANAVRRYSMNHLPILAIDTVTMYENSASIFDEYVAHRIGLIPIKTPKNVPASAEVSFVLDAQGPKVVYSGDLQSSDAGIAVAEPKIPIITLTEGQTLRLEGKAISGTGRKHAKFQAGIVAYEDKEDGSFSFKAESFMQMGAREMLVRGCKLLEGDLEELSDEVSAIGGEKRKKKKKSAETESPKKARKPRAKKAKKEEKEE encoded by the coding sequence ATGGACGTGGAATCCCTACAGGATGGCGGCAACAAGCTTTCCTTCGCAGTGAAAGGAATCTCCATTCCGCTCGCGAACGCAGTCAGGCGCTATTCAATGAACCACCTCCCCATACTGGCGATAGACACAGTGACCATGTATGAAAACTCCGCGTCCATCTTTGATGAGTACGTCGCCCACCGTATAGGGCTCATCCCGATAAAGACGCCAAAGAACGTCCCCGCATCCGCGGAGGTGTCCTTCGTGCTGGACGCGCAGGGCCCCAAGGTCGTCTATTCCGGGGACCTGCAGAGCAGCGACGCCGGAATAGCGGTCGCCGAGCCAAAAATACCCATAATAACCCTTACCGAGGGCCAGACCCTCCGCCTGGAGGGCAAGGCAATCTCCGGCACCGGCAGGAAGCACGCGAAGTTCCAGGCAGGCATAGTTGCATATGAAGATAAGGAGGACGGCTCATTCTCCTTCAAGGCCGAGAGCTTCATGCAGATGGGCGCCCGCGAGATGCTCGTCCGCGGCTGCAAGCTGCTTGAGGGCGACCTTGAGGAACTCTCCGACGAGGTTTCCGCAATAGGCGGCGAGAAGAGGAAGAAAAAGAAGAAATCCGCCGAGACCGAATCTCCCAAGAAGGCGAGGAAGCCGAGGGCGAAGAAGGCCAAGAAGGAAGAAAAGGAAGAATGA